Below is a window of Salvelinus sp. IW2-2015 linkage group LG11, ASM291031v2, whole genome shotgun sequence DNA.
CTCAACTCTGTTCTTGMGGACCGACTCAGTATACCGGTTACCATGACAAGTCTGAATAATAAATGGTCATAAATGATTGTTTATTGTATAGCCTACCGTTGAAAGGTTGTATACTGTACATCTATATGGCACTAGAATAGGCAATTCAAAGCCTTATTTGTGTGCATTTAAGTTGAGACTCAACAAGATGTCTTTGCCACGAGCAATTGTAATTGATTATACGCTATTGTGAAAAACAACATACATTGGGCAGCCAGACGCACTGTAAAGTTATTCGGGTTGACACATTTGGGACATGAATTGGAAACATAACCATATGACACTCGTTTTGCTGACCAACTATCTTGTGATGTGGAAGCTTATCCTGTTCTTTGTTTTCAGAGGGGTGGATTTGGACGTGGCCGAGGACAGCAGCctcctcaggagtaaatgtctatcattactttacaataaacacacaacacaactttgTCCTTTTTATTTGTCAGTACTTTAAATATGGACCATTCTGGATTAATGTAGCATTCTTTCCAATGTTTGTGTGGAGTTATTCATTTGCACACTACAGTAATTATACTAGCTGAAGCGTGGCAGAGGTTATTCAAAGTACAGTCCTTTAGTCAGGGGTTTAACAACCTATAGTAAATACAGGTATTAAGTGGAATACTAAGTAGGTAGACACTTTGTTACAATGATCAAAAAAGGCAAATGGAATCCAGATCTGAAATACTGGTGTTTATTTGTTGGCACATTTATATTACAATCTTCAGTCTTCTCACTGGTTTTTCACAGTCCCAAATGACAATAGTAAATATTCCAGTGACGTACACCTTGGAGAAAACAATTACTACAAATATGTAGGGAAGGTCAAGGGCTTGTGCTTAGGGAAATGCACACTTATATTTAGGTAGCCCAAATACCTTTCTTCACTGAATCCCATCTGATTGTGACTTTGCCTTATCAATTTGTATATAGCAAGGGAGTATCACTCCTACTATAGGAtgataaaatagaaaaataatcaaGCTGTCAGAGTAGTCACTATCCAAATGCAATGCCATGAAACAAATACTGCTGAGAATGCAAGAATCCTCAACTGGACATTCACTGACTGAGGCAAAATTGTTTCACATGCGTTGCAGAATACTGCCTGACCACTAGGAGGTGTGATATAGGCAAGTTTTACATCYCTCCGGTGAAGGACCAAGGAGGCCTATCTGAGCAGAGGCTGCGTTTGATCTTTTTAAAATGCCTACATCCACTCCTTCCGGCTTTCACTGCGTGCTGTGTGAAATCGTCCTAAGGAAGAGAGAAATGCATTTCTTAAAGGACTCAAGCAGGGTATATTTATACAGTACTTATCCCTTTCCTAATAATGAGAAGTATTGAGTTCTTAAACCCCTCCACTTCCAACTTTCATTGTATTAACAAAAGGAGTTAACAGAACTATGTATTAAATGGGAGGAAAGGGGAAAAATACACTTATTGACTAAAGCATAAGGTTTATCTAGCTATAAGTGCTGCTTTAGCTAGTATGTACAAGGTATCTCGTCAGGAACACAAGAAAATCGACAAAGTACAAACAGGTTAAAGAACAAGTGGTCATTCATTGGCTGTTACATATGGATATCCACATTCATTGCCCTCGCTTGTGCCCATTTTGAATAGAACCCCTTCACTTTAGAGATTTTACAATTCCATCTCTAATTTGATCGCTCATTATCATATAAAGAAAATGGTGGATTAAGGGAGGCTGACCACAAAATTCAATAATAGGCCTAAATGTATTCTGCTCTGTGGGGCTAAGGTGGTATTGGAAAAATTGGTTTCCACTAGACAGTTCCAAGACTTAGCGCCCCACACCTTTCGATGCAGCTCATGTAatgaagcaataaggccagagggggtgtggtatatggccaatataccacggctattcTTAAACGCACGGCGCAATGCGGAGTGACGACAgtccttagccgtagtatattggccatatatcacaaaccgcaagttaccttattgctattataaactggctaccaatgtaattagagcagttaaaataaatgttttgtaccTGTGGAATACAATCTGGTAtaacacagctgtcagccaatctgcattcagggcttgaaccacctaGTTTATAAAAAGCAATAAATGGTTCAAAGTAGAATTTCTATTGATATCAGTAATCCACTCACCACTTTAGTTCAACCCTTACATTATAGAATAGACCTTGAGTCTGGGATTGGGGATAACATACACTCGGTTGCCAGTTATTAGGtgcacccatctagtaccggatcggaccccctttgcctccagaacaacctGAATTCTTCAGtgcatggaaacgttgctcaattggtaacAAGGGACCTGCCGTGTGCAAGGAAAACATCCCCCACACCATTGCCCCATGCTGCTTAGGTAAAATCctgactgccatcagcatgactcaacaggaactgggattcgttTGACCAGGTGATGTTGGTGATTGTGTGCACACTGGAgacgcttcttgtttttagctgataggagtggaacccggtgtggtcgtctgctgcattAGCCCATCCATGCCCATCCGGTAACTGGATGCCTCCTTtttatagcaagccacggccacgtgacacACTGGAGGAGTTAACTATTTTCGGGAATGgattggtgtacctaataaactgaccactGAGTGTATATAATGCTCATTTTGGAGGGCGAATGATGAGCTACTGAAACAATGACAGGGCAGAAGAGATAATAGGGAGATGTTACATATAAAAGAGTTGATTCTGTCAGAAGACTAGGATAATGACAAAAGTTCTATGGTAGTGGTCTGGAAACAGCATTCAGCCCAGTGGAAACCCTCAATTTTGTATGTTAACAATTTAACTATGGACTTCACTTTATTACACCTCAGCCTCTTGGTCTTTGTAGAACATCTGAGGCATCCCTGCTGCTAATATCATCCATGATAAATGGggtcttctcttctcccccccaaTACAAAGCTAGCAACATTTACTTGTTCTTTAGCCTTAACATGTACTGTGTATCAAAGCAACTCGTCAACAAACCTTACAAAGCCAACGCCACCCTTTGTTTAGGGATCGAGTCAACTCTACAGCCATGGCTGAGCAAAATATAGCCCTCACAAATGCATCAGAGGAACTGTTTTGTCATTTGTACTCACCTTTGatctatacagaaataaacaatTTACAATAAAACGTCTTACATGCTATCTACAGGGCCTCCAGTTTCACAGTATTGAGCCAGCTGCTCCATGCCACATCTAAGGCAAGTATAGCAGGTTGGCTAGAGATTTGCCAGACatttaagaaaaagaaaaaaaatagtatTCAAAGCATTTTTACATGTTAAAAACAAGGTCTCAAACTGTACAaggcttgtttgtttgttctgcATCTAGCCAAAGACAGCATTTTAGATTAAATTACTTTCAATATCAAGCAGGTGTTTGTTCTGGGGATGCAGATTCAATACTAAAAAGGGTAAAACATTTTTACTGAAAAGCTCCCCCCCGAAAAGATTCTACATTATTCAAATATACATGTCTATTAGTGCTTGTTTAagtgaaaaataaatgttatgaaCGCAATGTAAACATCTGATATAAAACAGAGGTTAAAGTAAGGGGTGAGAATCTGAAAATTTGATAAaaaggtggtgtgtgttgggtgaaGGCAATTGTCAGTCCATGGTTGGCACAAAATAAATGGAGGAAGACTGCAGTTGTTCACACCATGCAATTCTAAATTATAAACTGATACATTTTggtcggtgggggggggggagatctgCTTACTGTTTCGGTGTCTGTAGTGAACCACTACTAACAGACTACTAGACCGTTAAGTAGGTAAAGACACTGTGGAGAACGAAAGGGTCTCAGTCTATTGGGTAAAACACCAGGGTAAACTCTCAATGCTAACTCACCAAAATGGGGACTGTGCTACATATTTAGTTGAGTAGACATTCTTTCTATATTTTTTCTCTGCCTAAAAGTGAAtattgaaatggctagctagcttcCAGACTAAGGGAAAATGTATAGGCTACTTGACGATCGGGTCAAATGGGGAAAAGGCCCTCGTCTTTCTGATGAAACCGGCAAGATATTAATACCAAGAACCACAATGCGGAGCTAAATGAGAATTCAAAAGAACTTAGTTACCACCAAAGACTATCTGCTGCACAATCTATATCAGGTGACCCCAATGTGCAACACATAGCCAGCGATCATGCAAAACAAGTCACTTCCTACAACTGTCTATTCAGATGCACGGAACATTTCCTATCCTTAATAGAGGGAAAACACACTCTTGGGCACAATCATACACAGACAATAACCAAAAGAGGAGACATTAAAAAGACCACTGAAAGCATTGCGCTTAAGCACTAAGTATACACTTTTACATCACAACAGTAAAAAGTAGTTCTTGCATTCAATAAACACCACGCTAAGGGTGTGTTCAAGGTAGGAGAATGAGGGAGTGAGGGACGCTTCATGACATTTTCAATAAAACGAAACAAACAAGGGGTCAAAAATGACATTTCCAAATTGTTTCAGAATCTTCACTCAACACTTGTCAAGTCTGCACCACAAATCTGGCACAAATGAGTTGGCAAAGCAAACCATGTTATTTtgagaccaaaaaaaaaaaaagaagtaagaGGGAGAGTGGTGGCAAGAGCTCCTGGGGTTGTGTTTTAGTTATCTGATACCCGACACGGAGCTCTGGCTGATGTTGTAGGTGGGGGAGAGGTCTCCGCCTATCGTGGCCACCAGGGGCGTCCCGTTGCTGGTCAGGCAACCATCCTTGAGAGGCTCGAAGTATGTGGCCTGCACAGGCTTGTGACACTGCAACACTTGTATTGCATCGTCTATTTTAAACCAATCCCTTTTTCTCCCTGTTAAAAGGAACAAGAACAGACACCATTGTGGCACAAGTTTAGAAAGACAGACATGAGAGGCATCTATAACCAGAATTCAAACAATGTAGTATAAATCAGATTGAAATGAAAGCCACTCACCAATGTTCACTGAGTCCTCCCAATCCTCCAGGACCTCAGTTACGATAAGAATGTAGACGTAGGTTCTGTGTTTCCTCTCTCGGTTCTGTAAGATAGACAGTTTTGACCTTTATTTTTTCAGAACAAAGTCCATATTTTCTCTCCACTCCCAAACAAGCTTTAGCATGCCTAAGCATGTCATAACATAAACTCACCTCAAATATTCCAACTAGGCGACCTAAAGTCCCCTTCACACCTGCCTGTGGAACAAAAAACAAggaagcaaatcaaatcaaaaccctATATAAGGATTAAAAACACAACTCTTTCAATCTTAAGAGTCTGTGTGTAACAATATGTCCTGAAGATGCCATTAGATAAAACATCCTTCACACAACTGTCCTGCTATAAAATATAATAAAGTGTACACACCAGTACCTCTACCCGTCATGGTTCACACCAAAtggtgttttatatacagtaccggtcaaaagttgacacctcattccagggtttttctttatttgtactatgttctacattgtagaataatagtgaagacatcaaaactatgaaattacacatatggaaccatgtagtgaacaaaagtgttaaatagcttatatttgagattcttcaaagtagccaccctttgccttgacagttttgcacactcttggcattctctcaaccagcttcatgaggtagtcacctggaatacatttgaaTTAACAGCTGTGACAAATAAGTTCATTTGTGGACATTCTTTCTTAATGGGTTGgggccaatcaattgtgttgtgacaaggtaggggtagtatacagaagatagtcctatttggttaaagcctttaagacatggtcagtcattccggaaaatttcaagaactttaaaagttattCAAGTGAAGTCGCAATAAAAATCAAGcgttatgaaactggctctcgtgagaaccgccacagaaaaggaagacccagagttacctctgctgcagaggataagttcattagagttaccagcctcagaaattgcagtccaaataaatgcttcagagttcaagtaacagacatctcaacaactgttcagaagagactgcatgaatcaggccttcatggtcaaattgctgcaaagaaatcactactaaaggacaccaataagaagaagagacttgcttgggccaagaaacatgagcaatggacattagaccggtggaaatctgtcctttggtctgat
It encodes the following:
- the LOC111969719 gene encoding diphosphoinositol polyphosphate phosphohydrolase 1 isoform X1 — encoded protein: MMKLKSNQTRTYDGDGYKKRAACLCFRSESEEEVLLVSSSRHPDKWIVPGGGMEPEEEPNVAAAREVCEEAGVKGTLGRLVGIFENRERKHRTYVYILIVTEVLEDWEDSVNIGRKRDWFKIDDAIQVLQCHKPVQATYFEPLKDGCLTSNGTPLVATIGGDLSPTYNISQSSVSGRFHTARSESRKEWM
- the LOC111969719 gene encoding diphosphoinositol polyphosphate phosphohydrolase 1 isoform X2, with protein sequence MMKLKSNQTRTYDGDGYKKRAACLCFRSESEEEVLLVSSSRHPDKWIVPGGGMEPEEEPNVAAAREVCEEAGVKGTLGRLVGIFENRERKHRTYVYILIVTEVLEDWEDSVNIGRKRDWFKIDDAIQVLQCHKPVQATYFEPLKDGCLTSNGTPLVATIGGDLSPTYNISQSSVSGIR